One part of the Thermococcus sp. Bubb.Bath genome encodes these proteins:
- a CDS encoding alpha/beta hydrolase-fold protein: MDGKILSKVGTLLIVSIMILASFASGCIGEGNGKNLTSSSSSLSTSSVQSTTHSSSSTTSASPSTATSSPHPTSTTSSSTSSQTGPKEVTVTFIVSVPKYTPKNSSIYIAGDFNGWNPGDERYRLKPLPDGTWAINLTFPYGKVIQFKFTRGSWETVERGPSGGEMPNRVFAFLSGGVKHFTIYNWRDFVESTSGGTHTITGNVKTFDIFVPQLNTTRRIWVYLPPDYNNGTKRYPVLYMFDGQNLFDEATSFAGEWGVDEALEKLYREKNFSLIVVGIDNGGDKRIDEYAPWVNEEYGRGGLGNATLEFIVEILKPLIDRQYRTIPNETGIMGSSLGGLMALYAGFWNSSVFRYVGAMSSALWFNPEIYDFVKNAPSGPAKIYIDWGTDEGDNPAAFAESNEKMVQILEEKGYVEGKNLKVVVDEGGKHNEYYWGKRFSEAVLWLFGG; this comes from the coding sequence ATGGATGGTAAAATTCTCTCAAAGGTTGGCACGCTGCTCATCGTGTCCATCATGATCTTGGCGAGCTTTGCAAGCGGGTGCATTGGAGAGGGGAACGGCAAGAATTTGACGTCTTCTTCAAGCAGTTTGAGCACGTCTTCCGTTCAATCAACGACCCATTCCAGCAGTTCCACTACTTCGGCTTCCCCCTCCACTGCGACATCGTCGCCTCATCCCACATCTACCACGTCCAGCTCCACTTCCTCGCAGACTGGCCCCAAAGAGGTCACGGTAACGTTTATCGTCTCGGTTCCGAAGTACACCCCCAAAAACTCATCGATTTACATCGCGGGGGATTTCAACGGCTGGAACCCCGGGGATGAGCGCTACCGCTTGAAGCCTCTTCCCGACGGCACGTGGGCTATAAACCTCACCTTTCCCTACGGCAAGGTCATCCAGTTCAAATTCACCCGCGGCTCCTGGGAAACCGTGGAAAGGGGACCCAGCGGTGGGGAGATGCCGAACAGGGTTTTTGCCTTCCTAAGCGGTGGGGTCAAGCACTTCACCATCTACAACTGGCGCGACTTCGTGGAGAGCACCTCCGGGGGCACCCACACAATAACAGGGAACGTTAAGACCTTCGACATCTTCGTCCCGCAGCTCAACACAACGCGGAGGATATGGGTTTACCTGCCCCCGGATTACAACAACGGCACGAAACGCTATCCCGTCCTCTACATGTTCGACGGCCAGAACCTCTTTGACGAGGCCACTTCATTCGCCGGTGAATGGGGCGTTGATGAGGCCCTGGAGAAGCTGTATCGCGAGAAGAACTTCTCTTTAATCGTCGTTGGGATAGACAACGGCGGGGATAAGAGAATCGACGAGTACGCCCCCTGGGTGAACGAAGAGTACGGGAGGGGGGGCCTCGGAAACGCGACCCTTGAGTTCATAGTGGAAATACTTAAACCCCTGATAGACAGGCAATACAGGACGATTCCAAACGAGACGGGGATAATGGGTTCCTCCCTTGGCGGGCTGATGGCCCTCTACGCCGGTTTCTGGAACTCCAGCGTTTTCCGCTACGTTGGGGCTATGAGCTCTGCCCTCTGGTTCAATCCAGAGATCTACGACTTTGTGAAGAACGCCCCCTCCGGTCCGGCCAAGATTTACATTGACTGGGGTACGGATGAGGGGGACAATCCAGCGGCTTTCGCCGAGAGCAACGAGAAGATGGTCCAAATTCTGGAGGAGAAGGGCTATGTGGAGGGGAAGAACCTCAAGGTCGTGGTCGATGAAGGTGGGAAACACAACGAATACTATTGGGGCAAGAGGTTCTCCGAGGCCGTGCTCTGGCTCTTCGGCGGTTGA
- a CDS encoding helix-turn-helix domain-containing protein, protein MKVESLIELLKEGENERVEFKAKATPNIAREICAMANAEGGYLLIGVSDEGKIVGVDIKKAREVLSSALQNITPPISVKTSVVSVGDKDVLVVEVPRSKTLCSIGGVAYIRIGSSIRPLSIQEILMLSAEMGTVTWDEFPLVDLSEMKDEYVEWFFSALERARGRKIPRENWMRYLRSSKAVKGERLTNAGVLFFTDATDFIPHSGGRIVWMQGDEAIKSAEFSGPVWRVVDDMFYTLTREFKTYEVVVGTKRVKLPEYPPRAVREALINAFAHRNYAIPADVRVFVYPDRLVIRNPGGLMPGVDLDDPEHVPRNPNLCSLLYDAGYIEKYGYGLRMIREECKKHGLVSVEFRTQANRFEVVFHKWSGRLLDELDRRILSALEAPRRSGELSEELGVSKPTLLKRLKKLEGLGLVRSEGRGSQRRYLLNR, encoded by the coding sequence ATGAAGGTGGAATCCCTTATTGAACTCCTCAAAGAAGGCGAGAATGAGAGGGTCGAGTTCAAGGCCAAGGCAACCCCCAACATAGCGAGAGAAATCTGTGCCATGGCAAACGCTGAAGGCGGTTACCTCCTTATTGGAGTCTCGGACGAGGGAAAAATTGTTGGAGTGGACATCAAAAAGGCGAGAGAGGTTCTGTCCTCAGCTCTTCAAAACATAACCCCACCAATTAGCGTGAAAACGAGCGTGGTCAGCGTTGGAGATAAGGACGTTCTCGTCGTGGAGGTTCCGAGGTCAAAGACGCTGTGCTCCATTGGAGGAGTCGCCTACATACGAATTGGCTCAAGCATCAGGCCCCTCTCAATCCAGGAAATCCTGATGCTCTCCGCGGAAATGGGGACTGTAACGTGGGACGAGTTCCCCCTGGTGGACCTTTCAGAGATGAAAGATGAATACGTGGAATGGTTTTTCTCCGCCCTTGAGAGGGCCAGGGGCAGAAAGATACCGCGGGAGAACTGGATGAGATACCTCAGGAGTTCGAAGGCGGTGAAGGGAGAACGCTTGACGAACGCGGGGGTTCTCTTCTTCACGGATGCCACCGACTTCATACCCCACTCCGGCGGTAGAATAGTATGGATGCAAGGGGATGAGGCGATAAAGAGCGCTGAATTCTCTGGCCCGGTCTGGCGCGTGGTTGATGATATGTTCTACACCCTCACACGGGAGTTCAAGACGTATGAGGTTGTTGTGGGAACGAAGAGAGTTAAACTCCCGGAATATCCTCCAAGGGCGGTTAGGGAAGCATTGATAAACGCGTTTGCCCACAGGAACTATGCCATCCCCGCGGACGTTAGGGTTTTCGTTTACCCGGACAGGCTGGTGATAAGAAATCCCGGAGGTTTAATGCCCGGAGTTGACCTGGACGACCCTGAGCACGTTCCGAGGAATCCAAACCTGTGCTCCCTCCTCTACGATGCTGGGTACATCGAAAAGTACGGCTATGGTTTGAGGATGATAAGGGAGGAGTGCAAGAAACACGGCCTTGTCAGCGTTGAATTCAGAACCCAGGCAAACAGGTTCGAGGTCGTCTTCCACAAGTGGTCGGGCAGACTGCTCGATGAGCTTGACAGAAGAATCCTCTCGGCCCTGGAAGCTCCCCGGAGAAGCGGGGAACTCTCGGAAGAGCTTGGAGTATCAAAGCCCACCCTTCTTAAGAGGCTCAAGAAACTTGAAGGGCTTGGCCTTGTGAGGAGCGAGGGGAGGGGCTCTCAGAGGCGCTACCTCCTGAACCGTTAA
- a CDS encoding 30S ribosomal protein S8e, with protein MAIWQGRSLKKPSGGRIVFARKKRKRELGREPANTKVGEEVEKRKIIRTYGGNRKVRLVEALYANVFENGKGKKVKVLDVIENPSNRQYARRNIITRGAIIETEAGKAIVTSRPGQDGVVNAVLIKEENA; from the coding sequence ATGGCTATTTGGCAGGGAAGATCACTCAAAAAACCCTCGGGCGGCAGAATAGTTTTCGCCCGGAAAAAGAGGAAAAGGGAGCTCGGCAGGGAGCCGGCCAACACCAAGGTCGGTGAGGAAGTCGAGAAGAGGAAGATAATCAGAACCTACGGCGGCAACAGGAAGGTCCGCCTCGTCGAGGCTCTCTACGCCAACGTCTTCGAGAACGGAAAGGGCAAGAAGGTCAAGGTTCTCGACGTTATAGAGAACCCGTCCAACAGGCAGTACGCGAGGAGAAACATAATCACCAGGGGCGCCATCATAGAGACCGAGGCCGGCAAGGCCATCGTCACCAGCAGGCCAGGCCAGGACGGAGTTGTTAACGCCGTCCTCATCAAGGAAGAGAACGCCTGA
- the moaC gene encoding cyclic pyranopterin monophosphate synthase MoaC → MGKELTHVDEKGVKMVEVGYKDVVFRKAVAKGRIRLKPETIGLIKAGKTKKGNVIAAAQIAGILAVKKTPELIPLCHPIPLTGVDMTFEFGEDYIETTCEVRAYYKTGVEMEALTGVSVALLTIWDMVKAVEKDEKGQYPFTRIENIHVVEKVKEAR, encoded by the coding sequence ATGGGGAAGGAACTCACCCACGTCGATGAGAAGGGCGTTAAGATGGTTGAGGTGGGCTACAAGGACGTGGTTTTCAGGAAGGCCGTTGCAAAGGGCAGGATAAGACTGAAGCCGGAGACGATAGGGCTTATCAAAGCCGGGAAGACGAAGAAGGGGAACGTCATAGCGGCGGCACAGATAGCCGGCATTCTGGCGGTGAAGAAAACACCGGAGCTCATCCCCCTCTGCCACCCGATACCGCTGACTGGCGTGGACATGACCTTCGAGTTCGGGGAGGACTACATAGAGACCACCTGCGAGGTCAGGGCCTATTACAAGACGGGCGTTGAAATGGAGGCCCTCACCGGTGTCAGCGTTGCCCTGCTCACGATATGGGACATGGTGAAGGCCGTCGAGAAGGACGAGAAGGGTCAGTACCCGTTCACGAGAATAGAGAACATTCACGTCGTCGAAAAGGTGAAAGAAGCGAGATAA
- a CDS encoding undecaprenyl-diphosphate phosphatase — MMRLIDYIPPIVHGAIGALASAFPASPETLVGKEYLVPSYVGFLFAILFYFRKEIGLLPTSELRKEPIREGRLFIYSLMFTVVMAYPVGRRLGWIVGDEKLDALNAAIGAVLLGLSLLLWRRGEGISKSIEKVVSGSDDGGALLHSVLVSVANAISIVGPSRGGLSVLFLALGEKNGEKVFRGSLIAGIGYYTVAVVLMDGWKFSGSAILPAIASASAFLVGLVAIHVIIYLGKLGWKGLAVYALIPVIIYAVEVVL; from the coding sequence ATGATGAGACTTATTGACTACATTCCCCCGATAGTCCACGGCGCCATTGGAGCATTGGCTTCTGCCTTTCCGGCGAGCCCTGAAACCCTTGTGGGAAAGGAGTACCTAGTGCCATCATACGTGGGGTTTCTCTTTGCCATACTGTTCTATTTCAGGAAGGAGATAGGCCTCCTGCCAACCAGCGAGCTCCGAAAGGAGCCAATCAGAGAGGGAAGACTTTTCATATACTCACTTATGTTCACAGTCGTCATGGCGTACCCCGTTGGCAGAAGGCTCGGATGGATCGTGGGGGATGAAAAGCTCGACGCTCTGAACGCTGCTATTGGGGCGGTGCTGCTGGGGCTATCTCTCCTCCTTTGGAGAAGGGGAGAGGGCATTAGCAAATCAATTGAAAAGGTGGTATCTGGTTCCGATGATGGGGGGGCGTTGCTACACTCCGTTCTCGTCAGCGTCGCCAACGCAATCTCAATCGTAGGACCTTCCAGAGGGGGGCTGAGCGTTCTTTTCCTCGCCTTAGGGGAGAAGAACGGGGAGAAGGTCTTTAGAGGAAGTTTGATAGCGGGTATCGGCTACTACACGGTGGCGGTTGTTCTAATGGACGGATGGAAGTTCAGTGGAAGCGCCATTCTCCCTGCAATTGCCTCCGCTTCTGCTTTTCTCGTAGGGCTTGTCGCAATTCACGTTATAATCTATCTTGGGAAACTCGGCTGGAAGGGACTGGCCGTGTATGCCCTCATCCCAGTGATAATCTACGCAGTGGAGGTGGTACTGTGA
- a CDS encoding DEAD/DEAH box helicase — protein MLFVVRPGRKKNELEAFFIENEPEKLSQMQNLKADAIYRFIMREGRLFKVLEGSQYRNPKEMEKLLRQSRIVLVNADEWEDYFKRRLQNKRVEKAELCRLCLLEGRITVLTEGNRIKYHDESICERCAEDELKRELRFRFKSIAMFDQAKKLLERFRDLNKVLYAFDPRFDPTRHPEITKWDELKAKHVKVEKIKVDELPVPEKFKEVLKGEGVNELLPVQSLAIKNGLLDGESLLVVSATASGKTLIGELAGVPKAMKGRKMLFLVPLVALANQKYEDFKRRYSKLGLRVAIRVGMSRIKTKDELVVVDTGIDADIIVGTYEGIDYLLRAGRKIGNVGTIVIDEIHTLDDEERGPRLDGLIARLRTLYPNAQFLGLSATVGNAEELARELGLKLVLYDERPVDLERHIIIARNESEKWRHIAVLCRAEANRKSQQGYKGQSIVFTFSRKRTHELAAYLTSKGLKAKPYHSGLPYRQRKLTEMEFQAQMLDVVVTTAALGAGVDFPASQVIFESLAMGNKWLSVREFHQMLGRAGRPLYHEKGKVYLVVEPGRKYSAQMEDSEDEVAFKLLTSPIEPVIVEWSDELEQDNVLAHSCVFNRLDLIEEVQSKCLGANQNAKKVLEKLQEFSFVRMKRPLVEVTPYGRAVSMSFLLPKEAAFIRENLGKKEARWIAVKLLPFEGLYLSGTLQRELEGAVRGRLSANVFSPSFASILDELDRVIPELSPNAAERLFTMYQEFFMCPEEDCTEYAMERVSNMIIELRRSGKHPTQIAEHFRKVYGLIVYPGDVFTWLDGIVRKLEAIERIARVFRVRKTEEEAKTLRREIEEGRALRR, from the coding sequence ATGCTCTTCGTCGTGAGACCCGGAAGGAAAAAGAACGAGCTTGAGGCGTTCTTCATAGAGAACGAGCCCGAGAAGCTCTCTCAAATGCAGAACCTCAAGGCCGACGCGATATACCGCTTCATAATGCGCGAGGGTAGGCTCTTCAAGGTTCTTGAGGGGAGCCAGTACCGGAACCCGAAGGAGATGGAGAAGCTCCTCCGTCAGTCCCGTATCGTCCTTGTGAACGCCGATGAGTGGGAGGATTACTTCAAGAGAAGACTGCAGAACAAGCGGGTCGAGAAGGCCGAACTCTGCCGCCTCTGCCTCCTTGAGGGCAGAATAACCGTCCTCACGGAGGGGAACCGCATAAAATACCACGACGAATCCATCTGCGAGCGCTGCGCCGAAGACGAGCTAAAGAGGGAGCTCCGTTTCCGCTTCAAGAGCATTGCTATGTTCGACCAGGCGAAGAAGCTCCTGGAGAGGTTCCGTGACCTCAATAAAGTTCTCTACGCATTCGACCCACGCTTTGACCCGACGAGACACCCGGAGATAACCAAATGGGACGAGCTGAAGGCGAAGCACGTTAAGGTTGAAAAAATCAAAGTGGACGAACTCCCGGTTCCGGAGAAGTTTAAGGAGGTTCTGAAAGGGGAAGGAGTGAACGAACTCCTTCCAGTTCAGAGCTTGGCGATAAAGAACGGTCTCCTCGACGGTGAGAGCCTCCTCGTGGTTTCGGCAACCGCGAGCGGTAAGACCTTAATCGGAGAGCTCGCCGGCGTTCCGAAGGCGATGAAAGGTCGAAAAATGCTCTTCCTCGTCCCGCTGGTGGCTCTGGCAAACCAGAAGTACGAGGACTTCAAGAGGCGCTATTCCAAGCTCGGCCTCCGTGTGGCGATAAGGGTCGGAATGAGCAGGATAAAAACCAAAGACGAGCTCGTGGTCGTCGACACAGGCATAGACGCGGACATAATCGTCGGAACCTACGAAGGAATAGACTACCTTCTCCGCGCGGGCAGGAAGATAGGGAACGTCGGAACCATAGTGATAGACGAAATACACACCCTCGATGACGAGGAGCGCGGGCCCCGCCTTGATGGTCTCATCGCACGCCTTAGAACCCTCTACCCAAATGCCCAGTTCCTGGGGTTGAGTGCCACAGTAGGCAACGCCGAAGAGCTGGCTAGGGAACTGGGCCTTAAACTCGTTCTTTACGACGAGAGGCCGGTGGATCTGGAGAGGCACATAATAATCGCTAGGAACGAGAGCGAGAAGTGGCGCCACATAGCGGTGCTCTGCCGCGCCGAGGCGAACAGGAAGTCCCAACAGGGCTACAAGGGCCAGAGCATAGTGTTTACCTTCTCCAGGAAGAGAACACACGAGCTGGCTGCTTATCTTACCAGCAAGGGGCTGAAGGCGAAGCCCTACCACTCCGGCCTGCCCTACAGGCAGAGGAAGCTCACGGAGATGGAGTTTCAGGCCCAGATGCTCGACGTCGTCGTTACCACCGCCGCCCTAGGAGCTGGGGTCGACTTCCCTGCTTCTCAGGTCATCTTCGAGAGCCTCGCGATGGGCAACAAGTGGCTGAGCGTGAGAGAGTTCCACCAGATGCTCGGAAGGGCTGGAAGGCCGCTCTACCACGAGAAGGGAAAGGTCTACCTCGTAGTTGAGCCCGGAAGGAAGTACTCAGCCCAGATGGAGGATAGCGAGGACGAGGTTGCCTTCAAGCTCCTTACCTCGCCGATTGAGCCGGTTATCGTCGAGTGGAGCGATGAGCTTGAGCAGGACAACGTTTTGGCCCATTCCTGTGTCTTCAACAGGCTCGACCTCATTGAAGAAGTGCAGTCTAAATGCCTCGGTGCCAACCAGAACGCCAAGAAGGTCCTTGAGAAACTCCAGGAGTTCAGCTTCGTGAGGATGAAGCGGCCGTTAGTTGAGGTCACGCCCTACGGGAGAGCTGTGAGCATGAGCTTCCTCCTGCCCAAGGAGGCCGCCTTCATCAGGGAGAACCTCGGAAAGAAGGAAGCTAGATGGATAGCCGTTAAGCTCCTTCCCTTTGAGGGCCTCTACCTCAGCGGAACTCTCCAGAGGGAGCTTGAGGGTGCCGTTAGGGGCCGCTTAAGCGCGAACGTCTTCTCACCGAGCTTCGCCTCGATACTCGATGAACTCGACAGGGTGATTCCGGAGCTCAGCCCCAACGCCGCCGAGAGGCTCTTCACGATGTACCAGGAGTTCTTCATGTGCCCCGAGGAGGACTGCACTGAGTACGCCATGGAGCGTGTCAGCAACATGATAATCGAGCTGAGGAGGAGCGGAAAGCATCCCACCCAGATAGCGGAGCACTTCAGGAAGGTCTACGGGCTGATAGTCTACCCTGGCGATGTCTTCACGTGGTTGGATGGGATAGTTAGAAAGCTTGAAGCCATCGAGAGGATAGCGAGGGTCTTCCGCGTGAGAAAGACCGAAGAAGAGGCAAAGACACTCAGAAGGGAGATCGAGGAGGGCAGAGCACTGCGCAGGTAA
- a CDS encoding endonuclease MutS2 → MKLKMNPETRAVYRGIRDEIRKRLVLPGSESILDDFKPVKDVEEILRRQRYLRENLPRVGPELGKVLERVRPIKFRRDYLHDRVLIVEERELERAQGLGLCDVVTSPQEAEGYPLVLSTVGYGIDVELTPAQIAPELYVMPLWENRETLRALAKIGELTGSESVAGRILEQLAPLEGVMGRTKLLGELDELVAEKERELNERISERLERFSLTLSGRELIHFLNELKEGNYEGIFRHFGSIEGEILSMVTEAEEELSERLGVRVELFSREELYPVSVSPKAIETLRNSLEEELKVELYLKSREVLEKIRPLLQGLREELTRVHELDFLQALKGFSKGFTFPKIWGGGISFINGKHLFIDDSQPVSYTLGRVPEEFIVEGAEKPEGERVAILTGANSGGKTSMLELITQITILAHMGLPVPAERAWVEPLDEVFFFRRKRSVYGAGAFETALRSFVRALKGKGRKLILIDEFEAITEPGAAVKIIGELLKVAHEKGFYVVIVSHLGEDLKKELPFARVDGIEAKGLDENLNLIVDRQPKFGKPGKSTPELIVESLARRRRGKEREIFERILSAFRGE, encoded by the coding sequence ATGAAGCTCAAGATGAACCCAGAGACCAGGGCAGTTTACAGGGGAATCCGCGATGAAATCAGGAAGAGGTTAGTCCTCCCTGGAAGCGAGTCCATTTTAGACGATTTCAAACCTGTCAAGGATGTGGAGGAGATTCTCAGGCGACAGCGCTACCTCCGTGAGAACCTGCCCAGAGTGGGCCCGGAGCTGGGGAAGGTCCTTGAAAGGGTGAGGCCAATAAAATTCCGCAGGGACTACCTCCACGACAGGGTTCTTATCGTGGAAGAGAGGGAACTCGAAAGGGCCCAGGGCCTTGGGTTGTGCGACGTCGTGACCTCCCCACAGGAGGCGGAGGGCTACCCTCTGGTTCTGAGCACGGTCGGATACGGAATCGACGTCGAACTCACCCCGGCACAGATAGCCCCTGAGCTCTACGTGATGCCCCTCTGGGAAAACAGAGAGACCCTCAGGGCCCTTGCAAAGATAGGTGAATTGACGGGTTCTGAGAGCGTGGCAGGTAGGATACTGGAGCAGCTCGCCCCGCTGGAGGGGGTCATGGGGAGGACGAAACTCCTCGGAGAGCTCGACGAGCTAGTAGCGGAGAAGGAACGTGAGCTGAACGAGAGAATCTCCGAGAGGCTGGAGAGGTTCAGTCTGACGCTCAGCGGAAGGGAGCTCATCCACTTCCTGAACGAGCTCAAGGAGGGAAACTACGAGGGAATATTCAGACACTTCGGCTCCATTGAGGGGGAGATACTCTCGATGGTAACTGAGGCGGAGGAGGAGCTGAGCGAGAGATTGGGGGTTAGAGTAGAACTCTTCTCCCGCGAGGAGCTTTACCCCGTAAGTGTATCCCCCAAGGCTATTGAGACTCTGAGAAACAGCTTGGAAGAGGAGCTTAAAGTTGAGCTCTACCTGAAGAGCCGGGAGGTTCTGGAGAAAATCCGCCCGCTTCTCCAGGGGTTGAGGGAGGAGCTAACCCGCGTCCATGAGCTGGACTTTCTCCAGGCGTTAAAGGGATTTTCCAAGGGATTCACCTTCCCTAAGATATGGGGCGGCGGCATCTCATTCATCAACGGCAAGCACCTCTTTATTGATGACTCCCAGCCGGTGAGCTACACGCTTGGAAGGGTTCCTGAGGAGTTTATTGTTGAAGGAGCCGAAAAACCTGAAGGGGAGCGCGTGGCAATACTGACAGGCGCCAACAGCGGCGGGAAAACGTCGATGCTCGAACTCATAACCCAAATAACGATTCTCGCACACATGGGGCTCCCCGTGCCGGCGGAGAGGGCGTGGGTGGAGCCCCTGGACGAGGTCTTTTTCTTCAGAAGAAAGAGGAGCGTTTACGGGGCTGGGGCCTTCGAAACCGCGCTCCGCTCCTTTGTCAGGGCCCTCAAAGGAAAAGGGCGGAAGCTCATACTAATAGACGAGTTCGAGGCGATAACAGAACCCGGTGCGGCAGTTAAGATAATCGGGGAGCTCCTAAAGGTGGCGCACGAGAAGGGCTTCTACGTCGTCATCGTCTCCCACTTGGGAGAAGATTTAAAAAAGGAGCTCCCCTTCGCGAGGGTGGATGGAATAGAAGCCAAAGGCCTGGACGAGAACCTGAACCTGATTGTCGACAGACAGCCCAAATTTGGAAAACCTGGAAAGAGCACGCCCGAGCTCATAGTGGAGAGCCTCGCCCGGCGGAGAAGGGGGAAGGAGAGAGAAATCTTCGAGAGGATCCTCTCGGCGTTCAGAGGGGAGTGA
- the tiaS gene encoding tRNA(Ile2) 2-agmatinylcytidine synthetase TiaS, producing MLLHIGIDDTDSPNGMCTTYLGALLYREISRIAEPLDLPRLIRLNPNIPYKTRGNGAVVMTFEAEEEVIPLIKDTVLFYVNQLADFEHENTNPGVVFFEGEVPEELREFSLRVLREHVTIEEAGEVARNVGAEYFKFKLGRGIIGSLAAIGYPLEKFTYELLVYREPENFGTPRRVNAESVFLADKWAYPFSYDNVDPYKRVVLITPHGKDPVLAGIRGIDKARVLQVFESVEFEEPVAFYQLYKTNQNTDDHLTPKKIGELKLYDSAVVRGRVAGPYWERGRHVFFELEDETGKIRVAAFEPTKKFRNWVRKLLPGDEIIAAGGVKEHEGVLTLNLEKFYPVKLVPKVEYQKPRCPVCGGTMKSKGDYLKCKRCGYKMPKKLVLVEVPRELERKIYEVPPDARKHLSRPLVLPGGEDKILELL from the coding sequence ATGCTCCTCCACATTGGAATCGACGACACGGACTCACCCAACGGCATGTGCACCACCTACCTCGGTGCCTTACTCTACCGCGAGATTTCACGGATAGCGGAGCCTCTGGATTTACCGAGACTCATCCGCCTCAACCCGAACATCCCCTACAAGACCAGGGGCAACGGGGCTGTTGTTATGACGTTCGAGGCGGAGGAAGAAGTCATCCCCCTAATCAAGGACACGGTTCTCTTCTACGTGAACCAGCTCGCAGATTTTGAACACGAAAACACCAACCCAGGAGTGGTCTTCTTTGAGGGGGAGGTTCCGGAGGAGTTGAGGGAGTTCTCGCTGAGGGTCCTTCGCGAGCATGTGACCATTGAGGAAGCCGGGGAAGTTGCGAGGAATGTAGGAGCGGAGTACTTCAAGTTCAAGCTTGGGAGGGGGATTATCGGCTCGCTCGCGGCCATTGGCTACCCGCTGGAAAAGTTTACCTACGAGCTTCTCGTTTACCGGGAGCCGGAGAACTTTGGAACCCCCAGGCGGGTGAACGCTGAGAGCGTCTTTCTGGCGGATAAATGGGCATATCCCTTCAGCTACGACAACGTTGACCCATACAAACGGGTCGTTTTAATCACTCCCCACGGAAAAGACCCGGTCTTGGCTGGAATCAGGGGAATTGACAAGGCCAGGGTTCTTCAGGTCTTCGAGAGCGTTGAGTTCGAGGAGCCGGTAGCGTTCTACCAGCTCTACAAGACGAACCAGAACACCGACGACCACCTCACCCCAAAGAAAATTGGCGAACTCAAGCTCTACGACAGCGCAGTCGTAAGAGGTAGGGTAGCAGGCCCTTACTGGGAGCGAGGGAGGCACGTCTTCTTCGAGCTTGAGGACGAGACAGGAAAAATCCGCGTGGCAGCGTTCGAGCCGACCAAGAAGTTCCGCAACTGGGTGAGGAAGCTTCTGCCGGGGGATGAAATCATCGCCGCTGGTGGGGTCAAGGAGCACGAGGGCGTTCTGACACTTAACCTTGAGAAGTTCTACCCGGTTAAGCTTGTCCCGAAGGTGGAGTATCAAAAGCCGCGCTGTCCCGTCTGCGGCGGGACGATGAAGAGCAAGGGAGATTATTTGAAGTGCAAGCGGTGCGGCTACAAGATGCCGAAGAAGCTCGTTCTCGTTGAAGTGCCGCGCGAGTTGGAGAGAAAAATCTACGAAGTCCCTCCTGACGCGCGGAAGCACCTTTCGAGGCCGCTCGTGCTGCCCGGCGGGGAGGATAAGATTCTGGAACTCCTGTGA
- a CDS encoding NOG1 family protein produces the protein MKNPFEKMPTVLTADELIDKAFRRAEKAASASTPRGGPRAKAREKEELRVRTVSNVIRDNLRKLLDRTPGVSELPAFYKELVDTLVDRDQFHRSLGRVNWAIKTIRNLEQRYVEKIRYSRDPVEMARLRRGFYGRVADVIKSIAEDLEYLNQARNVLKDLPVVDLELPTVVIAGHPNVGKSTLLRALTNAKPEVASYPFTTKGINVGQFEEHYLKYQVIDTPGLLDRPLSERNEVERQAILALKHLGNVIVYIFDPSEYCGYPIGEQTHLFEEIHSEFGEFPFIVVLNKVDIADEEKIKAVEEFVRSKGLEPLRISALNGEGLDELKERVIELVKPMVEEQAKRTMETQLARFREELKL, from the coding sequence ATGAAAAACCCGTTTGAAAAGATGCCAACGGTTCTTACCGCTGATGAGCTCATCGATAAGGCCTTCAGGAGAGCGGAGAAAGCCGCCTCCGCTTCAACGCCAAGGGGAGGTCCCAGGGCCAAGGCGAGGGAGAAGGAGGAACTCCGCGTTAGGACCGTTTCCAACGTAATAAGGGACAACCTCCGCAAGCTCCTCGACAGAACCCCCGGTGTCTCAGAACTCCCTGCTTTTTACAAGGAGCTCGTTGATACACTCGTTGATCGCGACCAGTTCCACCGCTCCCTCGGAAGGGTGAACTGGGCGATAAAAACCATCCGGAACCTTGAGCAGCGCTACGTTGAGAAAATCCGCTACTCCAGGGATCCAGTGGAGATGGCGAGGCTCAGGAGGGGGTTCTACGGCCGTGTTGCGGACGTCATAAAGAGCATCGCGGAAGACCTGGAGTACCTCAACCAGGCCAGGAACGTGCTGAAAGACCTCCCAGTTGTCGATTTGGAGCTCCCGACGGTTGTCATAGCGGGCCACCCCAACGTGGGCAAGAGCACCCTCCTCAGGGCCCTCACCAACGCAAAGCCAGAGGTCGCGAGCTATCCCTTCACAACCAAGGGAATAAACGTCGGTCAGTTCGAGGAGCACTACCTCAAGTATCAGGTCATAGACACACCAGGATTGCTCGACAGGCCGCTCAGCGAGAGGAACGAGGTTGAGAGACAGGCGATTTTGGCGTTGAAGCACCTGGGGAATGTCATCGTCTACATCTTCGACCCCAGCGAGTACTGCGGCTATCCCATAGGAGAGCAGACCCACCTCTTTGAGGAGATTCACAGTGAGTTCGGTGAGTTCCCGTTCATAGTGGTTCTCAACAAGGTGGACATAGCCGACGAGGAGAAGATTAAGGCTGTTGAGGAGTTCGTCCGCTCCAAGGGTCTTGAACCTCTCAGGATTTCGGCCCTCAACGGAGAAGGGCTCGACGAGTTGAAAGAGCGGGTCATAGAACTCGTCAAGCCGATGGTTGAGGAGCAGGCCAAGCGGACGATGGAGACGCAACTGGCTCGCTTCAGAGAAGAGCTCAAGCTTTGA